In Carassius gibelio isolate Cgi1373 ecotype wild population from Czech Republic chromosome B20, carGib1.2-hapl.c, whole genome shotgun sequence, the following are encoded in one genomic region:
- the LOC127984437 gene encoding desmoglein-2 produces the protein MARRISPAVAFLFCFGLTHVFEVEARFQRSVDLHRQKREWIVPPQILEENVDYTKREFIAKIRSDKEELKVKNVRYSLKGVGADQSPFNLFVVNPENGYVRITGILDREKIAQYNLSGVATFTDGRIAENDIGLRIKVKDQNDCPPVFGPMNPGAVDELSPPETEVMKMNCFDDDEPGNPNSQIRYEIVEQQPAGENMFRVDSDGTVRVVNPNLDRETIDQYVLLVKASDLNGAPGGNAATGTVTIKINDVNDNVPTLQGPLEASIEENTEKVEVMRLKASDLDLENTDNWKAEYNIATGNEAGYFSIHTDEKTNEAVIMLDKAVNYEDVKDLNLGIVVKNVADYHPSVTGGGKETSVSFGGSGGGGGGGGGGGGGGGGGGGGSSGGGGSWSSSGGQIYNVNIKVKNQPEGPRFLPQTKAIPISEGKTFNSNEVIARYPAIDTDTGKEATNVKYVKGSDPDNWLTIDEKTGAIRMNKAPDRESKYLVNGTYYAQIYSITQDLPSKTATGTIAIQVEDFNDHCPTLTSKVKTLCTDKDAVLVTAVDEDAPPNGAPFTFNVVPEGTNGKWTVEHLNDTTAIFRIHEKLWPGEYELTVDVKDEQGLSCPEPQKIQVDVCTCTDQGACARAGPMGQSGTFKGSRFGPAGIGLLFLGLLSLLLIPLLMLLCQCGTAGMADAFAEMPYDTKEHLISYHTEGQGEDRDIPPLDVIDYGKLGFASRDVGGMRIIGAGGAGGAGGASFMESTSTMGVRGYNGYNGFNGYNEMEMSYMDSIRRSETLRSRGAAGDFDGMAVNDLFLGEYYSQKSHAMEDGYAKNESKAYDYEGKGSPVGSVGCCSILEDNNDLEFLNDLGPKFTTLAEICGGKKSEVPAPLPLPLPPKPTGGRTEVVSSSTNVINPVNITTNRAISSNALNVASNTATTSSTRVENVMVTDSRPTVFTSVQPAQTLLVQQQPMYYMVEPQPSTVLLAERPAVGQNMYVLNSGPVAEGVVVQGANIATNTLTRGERMVLVDRGAPAQAGMLHTGNMSGSQMFLVDGGATSGQVLQGTLRRGVAGSQGLLVMEGQGGQVIQGSLKKGVSTQGGSQNVLYMDSEGGSGGGVQRGMMSTGSVSSIGLGGSSVQINQNPSSHKVVVQERKVVTTQSVK, from the exons ATGGCCCGGCGTATATCGCCTGCTGTCGCTTTTCTCTTTTGCTTTGGACTTACG CATGTGTTTGAGGTTGAAGCCAGATTCCAGCGCTCTGTGGACCTCCACAGGCAGAAGAGAGAATGGATTGTCCCTCCCCAAATCTTAGAGGAGAATGTGGATTACACCAAGAGAGAGTTCATTGCAAAA attCGCTCAGATAAGGAAGAACTCAAAGTGAAAAATGTGAGGTACTCACTGAAGGGCGTCGGTGCAGACCAATCGCCGTTCAATTTATTTGTGGTGAATCCTGAAAATGGATATGTCAGGATAACGGGGATCCTTGACCGAGAGAAAATCGCACAATACAAT CTTTCAGGCGTTGCTACGTTCACAGATGGCAGGATTGCAGAAAATGACATTGGGCTGAGAATCAAAGTGAAGGATCAGAATGATTGTCCGCCTGTTTTCGGTCCGATGAATCCTGGGGCTGTAGACGAGCTCAGTCCACCAG AAACTGAAGTAATGAAGATGAATTGCTTTGATGACGATGAGCCAGGAAACCCAAACTCTCAGATCAGGTATGAGATTGTTGAGCAGCAGCCGGCTGGGGAAAACATGTTCAGAGTAGACAGTGACGGCACAGTCCGTGTGGTCAATCCTAACCTGGACAGAGAG ACCATCGATCAGTATGTCCTGCTTGTCAAAGCATCTGACCTGAATGGAGCTCCAGGTGGCAATGCGGCCACAGGGACGGTCACCATCAAGATCAATGACGTCAACGATAATGTGCCTACACTGCAAGGCCCA ttGGAGGccagtattgaggaaaatacagaGAAAGTAGAGGTGATGAGACTCAAAGCAAGCGACCTGGATCTTGAGAACACAGACAACTGGAAGGCTGAGTACAATATTGCAACGGGCAATGAGGCTGGATACTTCAGCATTCACACGGACGAAAAGACCAATGAGGCAGTCATTATGCTTGACAAG GCTGTCAATTATGAGGATGTCAAAGACCTGAACCTTGGCATTGTTGTAAAAAACGTTGCTGATTACCACCCCTCTGTGACTGGAGGAGGAAAAGAAACCAGTGTCAGCTTTGGGGGCAGCGGAGGCGGCGGAGGCGGCGGGGGCGGCGGGGGCGGCGGGGGCGGCGGGGGCGGCGGGGGCAGCTCAGGAGGAGGCGGTTCATGGTCATCGTCAGGGGGTCAGATATACAATGTGAACATCAAGGTGAAAAACCAGCCTGAAGGACCCAGGTTCCTGCCCCAAACAAAAGCCATCCCCATCTCAGAAGGCAAGACTTTTAACAGCAATGAGGTCATCGCAAGATACCCCGCCATTGATACAGACACAGGAAAGGAAGCTACCAACGTAAA GTATGTTAAAGGATCTGACCCAGATAACTGGCTGACCATCGATGAGAAAACTGGAGCCATTAGAATGAACAAGGCTCCTGACCGCGAGTCCAAGTATCTAGTTAACGGCACATACTACGCCCAGATTTACAGTATAACTCAAG ACTTGCCTTCAAAGACAGCAACAGGCACTATTGCTATCCAAGTAGAGGATTTTAATGACCACTGCCCAACTTTGACGAGCAAAGTTAAGACACTCTGTACTGACAAGGATGCCGTGTTAGTCACTGCAGTGGATGAGGATGCACCACCCAATGGAGCTCCATTCACCTTCAATGTTGTCCCAGAAGGAACTAATGGGAAATGGACAGTCGAGCATTTAAACG ATACCACAGCCATCTTCAGAATACATGAAAAGCTGTGGCCAGGAGAATATGAGCTGACAGTAGACGTCAAGGACGAGCAGGGGTTGTCATGTCCAGAACCTCAGAAAATCCAGGTGGATGTTTGCACCTGTACCGACCAGGGAGCCTGTGCCCGAGCAGGACCAATGGGACAATCAGGAACATTTAAGGGATCCAGGTTTGGACCAGCTGGAATCGGCCTGCTCTTCCTCGGACTCCTTTCATTATTAC TCATTCCACTCCTGATGCTGCTGTGTCAGTGTGGAACTGCTGGGATGGCAGACGCTTTCGCAGAAATGCCCTATGACACTAAAGAGCATCTCATCTCTTACCATACCGAGGGCCAGGGAGAGGACAGG GATATTCCACCACTCGATGTTATTGATTATGGAAAGTTAGGTTTTGCATCAAGAGATGTGGGTGGCATGCGTATTATCGGAGctggaggagcaggaggagcaggaggagcaaGCTTCATGGAATCCACTTCCACAATGGGTGTTCGTGGCTACAATGGCTACAATGGCTTCAATGGCTACAATGAAATGGAAATGTCCTACATGGACTCGATCAGAAGAAGTGAGACTCTTAGGAGTAGAGGAGCAGCTGGAGATTTTGATGGAATGGCCGTGAATGATTTGTTCCTGGGCGAATACTACTCacag AAAAGCCATGCAATGGAGGATGGATATGCTAAGAACGAGTCTAAGGCATATGACTATGAAGGGAAGGGCTCTCCTGTGGGCTCTGTGGGCTGCTGCAGCATCCTCGAAGATAACAATGACCTAGAGTTTCTCAATGACCTCGGGCCCAAGTTCACTACTCTCGCTGAAATATGTGGAGGTAAAAAGAGCGAGGTCcctgctcctcttcctcttcctcttcctcccaaACCCACGGGGGGCCGTACCGAGGTGGTGTCTTCATCAACCAACGTTATAAATCCTGTGAATATTACCACTAACAGAGCTATATCTTCAAACGCATTGAATGTAGCTTCCAACACGGCTACGACATCATCTACCCGTGTGGAGAACGTCATGGTCACGGACAGCCGACCCACAGTGTTTACAAGTGTCCAACCGGCTCAAACGCTCCTGGTGCAACAGCAGCCAATGTACTACATGGTGGAGCCGCAGCCCAGCACGGTACTGCTCGCTGAAAGGCCCGCCGTGGGACAGAACATGTACGTGCTGAACAGCGGCCCGGTAGCCGAGGGGGTTGTAGTCCAGGGCGCCAACATAGCTACAAATACCCTGACCCGCGGCGAGAGAATGGTGCTTGTGGACAGGGGGGCACCTGCTCAGGCTGGGATGCTGCACACAGGTAATATGTCCGGGTCACAAATGTTCCTGGTGGATGGGGGAGCCACGAGTGGTCAAGTCCTTCAGGGGACGCTTCGGAGAGGGGTTGCTGGATCTCAGGGCCTGCTAGTCATGGAAGGACAAGGGGGTCAGGTGATTCAGGGGTCCCTCAAAAAAGGTGTTTCCACTCAGGGTGGATCTCAAAATGTCCTTTATATGGACAGCGAAGGGGGATCAGGTGGGGGGGTTCAAAGGGGGATGATGTCCACAGGGTCGGTCAGTAGCATCGGATTAGGTGGGTCATCTGTCCAGATTAACCAAAACCCATCGTCACATAAAGTCGTTGTTCAGGAGAGAAAGGTTGTGACAACACAAAGTGTCAAGTAA